One Aquarana catesbeiana isolate 2022-GZ linkage group LG04, ASM4218655v1, whole genome shotgun sequence genomic region harbors:
- the PDCD1 gene encoding programmed cell death protein 1, whose amino-acid sequence MSMERLCLIFCSICVSAVLVSNEVIKLSHTPVQLRVRLGEMAVFTCNLTALNFTPKDINWYRETNSTPFIKIADSKGTENKRLNITADWGQKKAVLYIKNVTLNDSGQYKCQHLYVDQNGEIFSSNTSVLIVENLHYLTTTVTDQTKQQVSAQHQLINKKAVIVTSVLLVLLLLLLSGIVTFLVWYKQRNKTPQPQLRHLEKPSQNSDVYTVDYGVLDFGNNQPYRKSAEISIQEQVEYATIMFP is encoded by the exons ATGTCAATGGAGCGTTTATGTCTTATCTTCTGCAGTATCTGTGTCAGTGCTGTGCTTGTTAGCAATG aagttatAAAGCTCTCTCATACTCCAGTCCAGCTTCGTGTAAGGCTGGGAGAAATGGCTGTATTCACATGCAACCTAACAGCTCTGAACTTTACTCCTAAAGATATTAACTGGTATAGAGAAACAAACAGCACACCATTCATAAAAATCGCAGACTCAAAGGGTACAGAGAATAAAAGACTCAACATCACGGCAGACTGGGGACAGAAAAAGGCTGTGCTCTACATAAAAAATGTAACACTGAATGACAGTGGACAATATAAGTGTCAGCATTTATACGTGGACCAAAATGGGGAAATCTTTAGCAGCAACACATCTGTACTGATTGTAGAAA aTCTCCATTATTTGACTACAACAGTGACTGACCAAACTAAGCAGCAAGTATCAGCACAGCATCAATTGATCAACAAAAAGGCTGTCATTGTTACGTccgttcttctggttcttcttctacTACTCCTCAGTGGAATTGTCACTTTTCTAGTGTGGTATAAACAAC GAAACAAGACGCCACAGCCTCAACTAAGACATCTG GAAAAACCATCCCAGAATTCTGATGTTTACACTGTGGACTATGGAGTGTTAGATTTTGGGAATAATCAACCCTACAGAAAATCAGCAGAAATATCCATACAGGAGCAAGTGGAATATGCTACAATTATGTTCCCATAA